Sequence from the Nocardiopsis sp. YSL2 genome:
CTGCTGGTCATCGCCGCCCTGAGCGGCCTGGGCAACGCGCTGGGCGTGGCCGGTGTGGCCCGGCTCGGCGAAAGCGTGGTGGCGGATCTGCGCGAGAGGTTCGTCGCCCGGGCCCTGCGGCTTCCGTTGGAGCGGGTGGAACTGGCGGGGTCGGGCGACCTGACCTCACGGGTGACGGGCGACGTCACGGTGGTGACCCGCGCGGTGCGCGACGCCTTCCCCCGGCTGGCGCAGGCGCTGTTCACCATCGTGCTCACGCTGGGCGCGCTGGCGCTGCTGGACTGGCGCTTCCTGGCGGCCGTGCTGCTGGCCGTACCGGTGCAGATGTACTCGCTGCGCCGGTACCTGAAACTGGCGGCCCCGGTGTACGACGAGCACCGCAAGGCGGTCGGCACGCGCCAGCACCGGCTGCTCGACACCATCAGCGGCGCCCGGACCGTGCGTGCCTTCGGCCTGGCCGACGAGCACACGCGGCGGGTGGGCGGTGCCTCCCAGCGGGCCGCCGACCTGGCCGTGGCGGGACAGAAGCTCGCCACCCGGCTGTTCTCGCTGCTCAACCTCGCCGAGTTCATCGGTCTGGCGGGGGTGCTGATCGCCGGGTACTGGCTGGTGGGCCAGGACATGGCGACCATCGGTACCGCCACGGCGGCGGCCCTGTACTTCCACAACCTGTTCGCCCCGATCAACACGGCGATCGGGCTCGCCGACGAGGCCCAGAAGGCACGCGCGGCGCTGGCCCGCATGATCGGGGTGTGCGACCTGCCCGCCGAGGAGGAGTCCGGCGACCACCCGGCGCCGGACGGCTCGCTGTCCCTGTCCGGGGTGGGGCACGCCTACCGCCCGGGTCTGCCGGTGCTCTCGGACGTCGATCTGGAGATCGTGCCGGGTGAGCGGGTGGCCCTGGTGGGGGCGAGCGGCGCGGGCAAGTCCACCCTGGCCAAGCTCGTGGCGGGCATCCACCCGGCCTCCGAGGGGTCCTTGCGCGTGGGAGGGCTCGACCTCGCCGCCACGGGCCCGATCGCGGCCCGCCAGGCGGTGACGCTGATCAGCCAGGAGGTGCACGTGTTCGCCGGCCCCCTGGCCGACGACCTGCGCCTGGCGCGCCCGGAGGCCACCGACGAGGAGCTGGGCGCCGCGCTGGAGACCGTGGGCGCGCTCGACTGGGTGACGGCCCTGCCGGAGGGCACGGCGACCGTGGTCGGTACCGGCGGGCACAAGCTCACCGCGGCCCAGGCACAGCAGATCGCCCTGGCCCGTCTGGTCCTGGCCGACCGGCCGATCGCGGTCCTGGACGAGGCCACCGCCGACGCGGGAAGCGCCGGCGCCCGTCGGTTGGAGGAAGCCGCCGCCCGGGCCCTGGAGGGCCGCACGGGGCTGGTGGTCGCCCACCGGCTGACCCAGGCCGCCGACGCCGACCGCGTGGTGGTGCTGGAGGGTGGTCGCGTCGTCGAGTCCGGCCCGCACGAGGAGCTGGTGCGGGCGGACGGCCCGTACGCCGAGCTGTGGAAGGCCTGGTCCGCCCGCCGGTAAGCCGCCGGGCAGGAGAACGACCTGGGCGGGGCGGGGCCGCGGAGTGATGCGGGCCCCGCCCCCGCGTGTGCGGGGGGCACTCCTGGCCTGCGCTTTCCTCTGGACGGCATGCCGTTTCCACAACGTGTCGAGAGTCGGACAGAACACCCATCCTGCCGAGCCTGTTCAACGAACTCGCGACACACGGCGCGAACTCCGAATCAGGGGACACCGGCGAACACGACTCCGGCAACACGCCGGGCGCTGGCCGCGAACAGGGAAGCGGACCCAGCAAGGTCCCGGCGGTCGTCCGCGACGTACGAGGGCGCTGACCCGGCGCTGGTGCCCGCCACACGGCTCAGCCACCGGCCGGGGCCCCTCCCTCGTGTGACGACCCGCCTCCTGCACTCCAGCGAAACCCAGGCCGCTGAAACGTTCTTATCACACTGAACCTTCCCCTTGGTCGCGTCCAGCCGAGCAAAGCCCGTGGCCACAGGGTCACCGTAAGAAGTCGACCAGGTTTTCTCGCGCAACCGTTGATCATCGGAGCGATCTGTTGGAAACTCCTGTGAAACGTTTTAAGATCCGTCCGGATCATCTCGTCGTGCGCACGCACGAGCTTCCCCCCTGCCCCTCTTCGCGCCCTGCTCCAGCGAGCGCAGGAAGGAAAACCCCCGATGTCCCCCACACCGTCCTCCCCGGAGCCCGCCTCCTCAGCCCTCACCCCCACCCGGCGCCTGTTCCTGGGTCTGAGCGCCGCCGCGGGCACGGCCGCCGCTCTGCCGGCCGCCCTCGGCACGCCCGCCGCCTCGGCCGCCCCGCGGTCCTTCGCCTCCGGCTTCGAGGCCCCCACGGCCGCGCGGGCCAAGTTCCGCTGGTGGTGGCCGCACGGCCTGGTCGACCCCCAGGAAGTGGCCCGCGAGATCGACCAGGCCGCCGACGCCGGGTTCGGCGGTATGGAGGTGGCCGACGTCCACCACAGCTCATCGGAGCCGCTCGACCCCGAGGGGCACGGCTGGGGCACCGGGCCCTGGCGCGAGGCCGTGGAGGCCGCCCTGACCCGGGCCGAGGAGCGCGGGATCGTCGTCGACATGACCATCGGCCCGTCCTGGCCGGCCGCGGTGCCCACCCTGACCCCGCAGGACAGGGCAGCCGTCCGCGAACTCGCCCACGGCGTGCGCTACCTCGCCTCCGGCGAGGAGACCTCGGGCGCCCTGCCCGAGCCCGAGGTGGAGCCCGGACACGGGGTCGAGTCGCGCGAACTCTTCGCGGTGCAGGCGGTACGCCTGGCCGAGGG
This genomic interval carries:
- a CDS encoding ABC transporter ATP-binding protein, with amino-acid sequence MTLLPTAEARRVRRAVADLVMDRRGTAAWALVTLVGATAVGLGTAPVLGHIVDLVAQGREPSSLAVPIALLLVIAALSGLGNALGVAGVARLGESVVADLRERFVARALRLPLERVELAGSGDLTSRVTGDVTVVTRAVRDAFPRLAQALFTIVLTLGALALLDWRFLAAVLLAVPVQMYSLRRYLKLAAPVYDEHRKAVGTRQHRLLDTISGARTVRAFGLADEHTRRVGGASQRAADLAVAGQKLATRLFSLLNLAEFIGLAGVLIAGYWLVGQDMATIGTATAAALYFHNLFAPINTAIGLADEAQKARAALARMIGVCDLPAEEESGDHPAPDGSLSLSGVGHAYRPGLPVLSDVDLEIVPGERVALVGASGAGKSTLAKLVAGIHPASEGSLRVGGLDLAATGPIAARQAVTLISQEVHVFAGPLADDLRLARPEATDEELGAALETVGALDWVTALPEGTATVVGTGGHKLTAAQAQQIALARLVLADRPIAVLDEATADAGSAGARRLEEAAARALEGRTGLVVAHRLTQAADADRVVVLEGGRVVESGPHEELVRADGPYAELWKAWSARR